One region of Quercus lobata isolate SW786 chromosome 2, ValleyOak3.0 Primary Assembly, whole genome shotgun sequence genomic DNA includes:
- the LOC115974119 gene encoding uncharacterized protein LOC115974119 yields the protein MVEEDQLQGKGKEKIMPHKRNDFRSERYSNNHPRRDFAGQSGSTNMQAVNTVFREPVQRVLEKVKNEPFFKWSNKMARDSSKRIRVCIVNTTKDCRNLWNHLNQLVREGKLRHLLHPSSGHPGQANQEPRRDISLRPSMGTINVILAAPGRTDYFPSKVMSVARLSTEDNDRESKRSRKGASPVLGFLDEDKIGTIQPHDDALVVTLRIGGFDVKRVLVNQGSAMEVMYPDLYKGLNLKPEDLKAYDSPLVSFEGKTVTPKGQIRLPIQTGSNVVKVDFIVVDAYSLYTAIVARPWLHALGAVYFTLHQKVKYPSEGRVEQIIGNQAMARQCIVAAISRQSNAEPSAPTRKDL from the coding sequence ATGGTGGAAGAGGACCAActacaagggaaaggaaaggaaaagatcATGCCTCACAAAAGGAATGATTTTAGGTCGGAACGATACAGCAATAACCATCCGAGAAGAGATTTTGCGGGGCAATCTGGGTCAACCAACATGCAAGCGGTTAACACCGTATTTAGAGAACCGGTACAACGGGTTTTGGAGAAGGTCAAGaatgagccattcttcaaatggtcGAACAAAATGGCCAGAGACTCCTCAAAGCGCATTAGAGTTTGTATTGTCAATACCACCAAAGACTGCAGGAACCTATGGAACCACCTGAATCAGCTGGTTCGAGAAGGAAAATTGCGGCACCTGTTACATCCTTCCAGCGGTCATCCGGGTCAGGCAAACCAAGAACCCCGTAGAGACATATCTCTAAGACCTTCCATGGGCACGATAAATGTCATCCTTGCCGCTCCAGGAAGAACCGACTATTTTCCCTCCAAGGTAATGTCTGTGGCTCGGCTCTCCACCGAGGACAATGATCGGGAATCCAAAAGGTCTAGGAAGGGAGCCTCACCTGTGCTGGGATTCTTGGACGAGGATAAGATCGGAACCATCcaaccccatgatgatgctttgGTAGTTACACTTAGGATTGGGGGGTTTGATGTGAAGAGAGTACTAGTAAACCAGGGCAGTGCTATGGaagtaatgtaccctgatctgtACAAAGGGCTGAACCTAAAACCCGAGGACCTAAAAGCATATGACTCTCCTTTGGTAAGTTTCGAAGGGAAGACTGTTACACCAAAAGGACAAATCAGATTGCCTATACAGACTGGTTCAAATGTGGTGAAGGTGGattttatcgtggtcgacgcCTACTCACTGTACACGGCCATAGTGGCCAGACCTTGGCTCCACGCCTTGGGAGCCGTTTATTTTACACTTCACCAGAAGGTAAAATATCCATCAGAGGGCCGAGTAGAGCAAATTATAGGAAATCAAGCCATGGCTAGACAATGCATAGTGGCTGCCATCTCACGCCAATCCAACGCAGAACCCTCGGCTCCTACAAGAAAGGACTTATAG